The proteins below come from a single Serpentinimonas raichei genomic window:
- a CDS encoding putative bifunctional diguanylate cyclase/phosphodiesterase, with protein sequence MTGKPLQDPADIFVFADDRPVTPQDLTPPSKPWRVLVVDDDPDVHISTAFALDLTWTLERPIELLRAESAAQARQILAENADIAVVLLDVVMETADAGLLLVDYIRRELGLSATRIVLRTGQPGYAPEHETLARYDINDYRSKSELTQHKLVSTLMAAVRAYEQVRTIEASRRGLQQIVLSSAELMQLSGLQRFADGVLTQVAALLGVSPHGLVCAQGPAPGGPYTVLAAAGPFVALINQPLDALNGHPALAHLRRALKNQCSQWGATETVLYVGSERGLDMAIYLPTPLPHDEITRQLLDVLCVNLSACLRNLDLVQRLQLVAYQDPLLGIANRASLIERIERTEHGSHALHRLILADIDDFNGINELMGHPFGDRVLQAVAQRLLDCLPAAVTVARVSGNAFGLFGANEALQADRVQRALEAPLSVAGQPFKVRLSMGCCEEADLSPSGADALKNASIALKHAKLQHRGALVCFDADMAQRSRHHAELLERLTAAFNDKQLFLVYQPQIDLESGAVIGLEALLRWRREDGQMVPPDRFIPVAEQSGLIDSLGLWVFKTACHDMQRLIAAGLAPKLMAVNVSVAQFKNPAFVGQIEQALLDSGLAANRVELEITESVAALGHGVVEPLLQRLRRLGFSVAIDDFGTGYSSLAYLERLPLDRIKIDREFVSQLQQGQEARIAALIAQLGAKLGLRVLAEGIEDAAVWRKLQAIGCHEGQGFHIAKPMPFDDLPAWLREWNTRAHG encoded by the coding sequence CTGGTGGTCGATGACGACCCCGACGTGCACATCAGCACCGCCTTTGCGCTCGACCTCACCTGGACGTTGGAGCGCCCGATCGAGCTGCTGCGGGCCGAATCCGCAGCCCAAGCGCGCCAGATCTTGGCCGAAAACGCCGACATCGCCGTGGTCTTGCTCGACGTGGTGATGGAAACCGCCGACGCCGGCTTGTTGCTGGTGGACTACATCCGGCGCGAGCTCGGCCTGAGCGCCACGCGCATCGTGCTGCGCACCGGCCAGCCCGGCTACGCCCCCGAGCACGAGACCTTGGCGCGCTACGACATCAACGACTACCGCTCCAAGTCCGAACTCACGCAGCACAAACTCGTCTCCACCCTGATGGCGGCGGTGCGCGCCTACGAGCAGGTGCGAACCATTGAAGCCAGCCGGCGCGGCCTGCAGCAGATCGTGCTCAGCTCGGCCGAGCTGATGCAATTGAGCGGTTTGCAGCGCTTTGCCGACGGCGTGCTGACGCAGGTGGCGGCCTTGCTGGGCGTGTCGCCGCACGGCTTGGTTTGCGCCCAAGGCCCGGCCCCGGGCGGCCCCTACACGGTGCTGGCCGCCGCCGGCCCTTTCGTGGCCCTAATCAACCAGCCGCTCGATGCGCTCAATGGCCACCCAGCCTTGGCGCATCTGCGACGGGCCCTGAAAAACCAGTGCAGCCAGTGGGGGGCCACCGAAACCGTGCTCTACGTGGGCAGCGAGCGCGGTTTGGACATGGCGATTTATCTGCCCACCCCGCTTCCACACGACGAAATCACGCGCCAACTGCTCGACGTGCTGTGCGTCAATCTCAGCGCCTGCCTGCGCAACCTCGACCTCGTGCAGCGCCTGCAACTGGTGGCCTACCAAGATCCGCTGCTGGGTATTGCGAACCGGGCCAGCTTGATCGAACGCATCGAGCGCACCGAGCACGGCAGCCATGCACTGCACCGCCTCATTTTGGCCGACATCGACGACTTCAACGGCATCAACGAGCTCATGGGGCACCCTTTTGGCGACCGGGTGCTGCAGGCCGTGGCGCAGCGTCTGCTCGATTGCCTGCCGGCAGCCGTCACGGTGGCGCGCGTCTCGGGCAATGCCTTCGGCCTGTTTGGAGCCAACGAAGCGCTGCAAGCCGATCGGGTTCAACGAGCCCTCGAAGCGCCCCTGAGCGTGGCTGGCCAGCCCTTCAAGGTGCGGCTTTCCATGGGTTGTTGTGAAGAGGCAGACCTGAGCCCATCGGGCGCCGATGCGCTCAAAAACGCCTCCATCGCGCTCAAGCACGCCAAGCTGCAGCACCGGGGTGCCTTGGTCTGCTTCGACGCCGACATGGCGCAGCGCTCGCGCCACCACGCCGAGCTGCTGGAGCGCCTCACCGCCGCCTTCAACGACAAGCAGTTGTTCCTCGTCTATCAGCCGCAAATCGACCTCGAGTCGGGCGCCGTAATCGGCCTCGAAGCCCTGCTGCGCTGGCGCCGCGAAGACGGCCAAATGGTGCCGCCCGACCGTTTTATCCCGGTGGCTGAACAGTCGGGTCTGATCGACAGCTTGGGGTTGTGGGTCTTTAAAACCGCCTGCCACGATATGCAGCGCCTGATTGCAGCCGGCTTGGCCCCCAAGCTGATGGCAGTCAACGTGTCGGTGGCGCAGTTCAAGAACCCCGCCTTTGTGGGTCAGATCGAACAGGCTTTGCTCGATTCGGGCCTGGCGGCGAACCGGGTCGAGCTCGAGATCACCGAATCGGTGGCGGCGCTTGGGCACGGCGTGGTCGAGCCCCTGCTGCAGCGCTTGCGCCGGCTGGGGTTTTCGGTGGCCATTGACGATTTTGGCACCGGCTATTCTTCGCTGGCCTATCTGGAGCGGCTGCCGCTGGACCGCATCAAGATCGACCGCGAGTTTGTGAGCCAGTTGCAGCAGGGCCAAGAAGCGCGCATCGCGGCCCTGATCGCCCAGCTGGGTGCCAAACTCGGGCTGCGCGTGCTGGCCGAAGGCATCGAAGACGCGGCGGTGTGGCGCAAACTGCAGGCCATCGGCTGCCACGAGGGGCAAGGCTTTCACATCGCCAAGCCCATGCCTTTTGATGATCTGCCAGCATGGTTGCGCGAGTGGAACACCCGTGCACACGGCTAA
- a CDS encoding ABC transporter substrate-binding protein gives MSTANPTRRRLLLRAAAWPIGSALAAAGLSACAQQTPVRLAVLGGLTGPVSDLGLAMRDGVLLAVELARAAGRAVELLEFDDAQNPNKLPEVALRMASAQVAAVVGPVTSNIAQAWIPLAQQHGLLTVSPAATSDDFSGLDDQFFRVSASTSEYATQSAAFAVQRRGWRRLALIRDDSNAVFTRSWADFFATQARSLGATVAEPVPYRGPLTPLQAQTVLQQALEQQPEVLVLVANANDAALLAQLARQLQPATALFAAEWASSRQLIVRGGRAVEGMLVAQFVDRNNRSESYLLFLQRFEQRFRRSPEFAEVVAYDAAQVLLHGLAQQAPDETLKATLLRVRTFPGLQDAITFDDYGDSQRPMVMSEIRNGRFITLGA, from the coding sequence ATGAGCACCGCCAATCCGACGCGCCGCCGCTTGCTGCTGCGCGCGGCCGCTTGGCCCATAGGGAGTGCCCTTGCGGCAGCCGGCTTATCGGCTTGTGCGCAGCAGACTCCGGTTCGGCTGGCCGTGCTGGGAGGGCTCACAGGGCCTGTCAGCGATTTGGGTCTGGCCATGCGTGATGGTGTGTTGCTGGCAGTCGAGCTTGCACGCGCGGCCGGGCGGGCGGTTGAGCTGCTGGAATTTGACGATGCACAAAACCCCAACAAGCTGCCCGAGGTGGCGCTGCGCATGGCCAGCGCGCAGGTGGCTGCCGTGGTTGGGCCGGTAACCAGCAACATTGCACAAGCCTGGATCCCCTTGGCGCAGCAGCATGGATTGCTCACGGTGTCGCCAGCCGCGACCAGCGACGATTTCAGCGGCCTAGATGACCAGTTTTTCCGCGTCAGCGCCAGCACGAGTGAGTACGCCACGCAAAGCGCTGCTTTCGCAGTGCAGCGGCGCGGCTGGCGCCGGCTGGCACTGATCCGCGACGACTCCAACGCCGTTTTCACGCGCAGTTGGGCCGATTTTTTTGCAACCCAAGCACGCAGCTTGGGGGCCACGGTGGCCGAACCGGTGCCGTACCGCGGACCGCTAACACCACTGCAAGCGCAAACCGTGCTGCAGCAAGCCCTTGAGCAGCAGCCCGAGGTGCTGGTGTTGGTCGCCAACGCCAATGACGCGGCCTTGCTGGCTCAACTGGCGCGGCAGCTCCAGCCAGCCACAGCGCTCTTTGCCGCCGAATGGGCCTCATCGAGGCAGCTCATCGTGCGTGGCGGACGCGCCGTGGAGGGCATGTTGGTCGCGCAATTTGTCGATCGCAACAACCGCTCTGAAAGCTACCTGCTGTTTTTGCAACGTTTTGAGCAGCGCTTTCGGCGCTCCCCCGAGTTTGCCGAAGTCGTGGCCTACGACGCCGCCCAAGTTCTGCTGCACGGATTGGCGCAGCAGGCGCCGGACGAAACCCTCAAAGCCACGCTGCTGCGCGTGCGCACCTTCCCCGGCTTGCAAGACGCCATCACCTTTGACGATTATGGCGACAGCCAACGCCCCATGGTGATGAGCGAAATCCGCAATGGCCGTTTCATCACCCTTGGCGCATGA
- a CDS encoding ATP-binding protein: protein MKVVRTLSIRRLLVGQFALVLVLAIALVVVMMVAWRLPLAREQQRHEQQRMAAVVAQQVQGRLDVTELLTAMLRGAHPAGPIEGGLVHPQVRRFAQQLADQAITFQAIYWVGPDGLVIDFVLPFSLDEPAVMARVGADLSNLPVLRLAAQGQHPVWSDQYLSPLMGLPVVALALPLPNGFMIAEVSVQELVAATADWGAHGDLLVLLTDGTGELLGSPDPLDPLHRRNIANLAPIAHALGGTQAHGRIDHLGETFEGYALRIDRLGWVAFTGQPLLLARTGERAAIVVTGLTVLFAIGFGLLLNLLVSTLIGRHLKRSVAYSDAVARGDYDAAPPHSRITEVQRLEHSLSRMAQEIRRREQQLRAIIDLGPTVAVQIYDRHSRVLDWNPATERILGYSREQALGKRPCDLYYDAQQQADFEAILARIAETGVPFGPFEGALRGADGNLRWIYSTTFSIPGPQEGELQFVCMDIDISEIKRLEAELRSLNSELEDRVQQRTQSLEQANNELQRTLNELRSTQDRLVQADKLAALGSLVAGVAHELNTPIGNALMATSTLQESLRQFRERLQQGLRRSELDAFVQQVGTADDIATRNLERAAELISSFKQVAVDQTSSQRRRFELAEVVHEILLTLQPVLKRSPFAVEVQVPSGIWLDSYPGPLGQVLANLIQNALLHGLQGRPSGCVRIDAAVEGEHLRLSVSDDGKGISQHLQDRVFEPFFTTRLGQGGSGLGLHIVHNLVTGVLGGRIALQSNPGHGARFTIQCPLLAPREAAPVSDNPEPAA, encoded by the coding sequence ATGAAAGTGGTGCGCACGCTGTCGATCCGCCGCCTGCTGGTGGGCCAGTTCGCGCTGGTGCTGGTGTTGGCGATTGCCTTGGTGGTGGTGATGATGGTGGCGTGGCGCCTGCCCCTGGCCCGTGAACAGCAGCGCCACGAGCAGCAGCGCATGGCCGCCGTGGTGGCGCAGCAGGTGCAGGGGCGGCTCGATGTCACCGAGTTGCTCACGGCCATGTTGAGAGGTGCCCACCCCGCCGGGCCGATCGAGGGCGGATTGGTCCACCCCCAAGTGCGCCGGTTTGCGCAGCAACTGGCCGATCAGGCCATCACGTTTCAGGCCATTTACTGGGTCGGTCCAGACGGTTTGGTGATCGATTTCGTGCTTCCCTTCAGCCTTGACGAACCCGCTGTCATGGCCCGGGTGGGGGCCGACCTGAGCAATCTGCCGGTTTTGCGCTTGGCGGCCCAAGGTCAACATCCGGTTTGGAGCGACCAGTACCTCTCACCTCTGATGGGGCTGCCGGTGGTGGCACTGGCACTGCCGTTGCCCAATGGTTTCATGATCGCCGAAGTCTCGGTGCAAGAATTGGTGGCCGCCACCGCCGACTGGGGCGCGCACGGCGATCTGCTGGTGTTGCTCACCGATGGCACGGGCGAGTTGCTCGGCTCACCCGACCCGCTCGACCCGCTGCACCGGCGCAACATCGCCAACCTAGCGCCGATCGCCCACGCCCTCGGCGGGACGCAGGCGCACGGTCGCATCGATCACTTGGGCGAAACCTTCGAGGGCTATGCCCTGCGCATCGACCGCCTAGGATGGGTGGCTTTCACGGGCCAGCCGCTGCTGCTGGCTCGCACCGGCGAACGGGCGGCCATCGTCGTCACCGGGCTGACGGTGTTGTTTGCAATTGGCTTTGGCTTGCTGCTCAACCTGCTCGTGTCCACGCTCATTGGGCGCCATTTGAAACGCAGCGTGGCCTATTCCGACGCCGTGGCGCGCGGCGACTACGACGCGGCACCGCCCCACAGCCGCATCACCGAAGTGCAACGCCTCGAGCACAGCCTGAGCCGCATGGCGCAGGAAATCCGCCGCCGCGAGCAGCAGTTGCGCGCCATCATCGACCTGGGCCCCACGGTGGCGGTGCAAATTTACGACCGCCACAGCCGCGTCCTCGACTGGAACCCAGCCACAGAACGCATACTGGGCTACAGCCGCGAGCAAGCGCTGGGCAAGCGGCCTTGCGATTTGTACTACGATGCCCAGCAGCAGGCCGACTTTGAGGCCATCTTGGCGCGCATTGCCGAAACCGGCGTGCCCTTTGGCCCGTTCGAAGGCGCGCTGCGCGGTGCCGATGGCAATCTGCGCTGGATTTACTCCACCACGTTTTCGATTCCTGGGCCACAGGAAGGCGAGCTGCAGTTCGTCTGCATGGACATTGACATCAGCGAAATCAAAAGGCTGGAAGCCGAGCTGCGCAGCCTCAACAGCGAGCTCGAAGACCGGGTGCAGCAGCGCACCCAGAGCCTCGAACAGGCCAATAACGAACTGCAACGCACCCTGAACGAACTGCGCTCCACCCAAGACCGGTTGGTCCAAGCCGACAAACTGGCCGCCTTGGGCAGCCTGGTGGCCGGGGTGGCGCACGAACTCAACACCCCGATCGGCAACGCCCTGATGGCGACGAGCACGCTACAAGAGAGCCTGCGTCAGTTCCGCGAGCGCCTGCAGCAGGGGCTGCGGCGCAGCGAGCTCGACGCCTTTGTGCAACAAGTGGGCACGGCCGACGACATCGCCACGCGCAACCTCGAGCGCGCCGCCGAGCTCATCAGCAGCTTCAAGCAGGTGGCGGTGGACCAGACCAGCTCGCAGCGGCGCCGCTTCGAACTGGCCGAGGTGGTGCACGAAATTTTGCTCACGCTGCAGCCGGTGCTCAAGCGCAGCCCGTTTGCGGTTGAAGTGCAGGTGCCTAGCGGCATCTGGCTTGACAGCTACCCCGGCCCGCTCGGGCAGGTGTTGGCCAATCTGATCCAGAACGCCTTGCTGCATGGGCTGCAGGGTCGACCCAGCGGTTGCGTGCGCATCGATGCCGCCGTTGAAGGCGAGCACCTGCGACTCAGCGTGAGCGACGACGGCAAGGGTATTTCCCAGCACCTGCAAGACCGCGTGTTCGAGCCCTTCTTCACCACCCGGCTGGGTCAAGGCGGTAGCGGGCTGGGCCTGCACATCGTGCACAACCTCGTGACCGGGGTGCTGGGGGGGCGCATCGCGCTCCAGAGCAACCCGGGCCATGGGGCGCGCTTCACCATCCAGTGCCCGCTGTTGGCCCCGCGCGAGGCTGCCCCGGTCAGCGACAACCCCGAGCCCGCCGCTTGA
- a CDS encoding class III extradiol dioxygenase family protein, translating to MATLLGGLATSHIPAIGNAIAKGWQQEPYWKPFFDGFPPIHRWLEQVRPEVVVVFYNDHGLNFFLDKMPTFAVGAAAEYRNADEGWGIPTLPPLAGCPELSWQIIRHLVASEFDIVTCQEMLVDHACSLPLKLFWPTHEVAPVQIVPIDINTVQFPLPTARRVYQLGRAVGEAIAAWESDKRVLVMATGGLSHQLEGERAGFINKAFDQQFLESMVSNPEWATQFSDLELVERAGTQGVELLMWLAMRAALTRGGAGVRKVHGNYHIPISNTATGVLALECLA from the coding sequence ATGGCAACCCTACTCGGTGGCTTGGCCACCTCGCACATACCCGCCATCGGCAACGCAATTGCCAAAGGCTGGCAGCAAGAGCCGTATTGGAAGCCCTTTTTCGACGGCTTTCCCCCCATCCACCGCTGGCTGGAACAGGTGCGCCCCGAGGTGGTGGTGGTGTTCTACAACGACCACGGGCTCAACTTTTTCCTCGACAAAATGCCGACCTTTGCCGTCGGGGCCGCGGCCGAGTACCGCAACGCCGACGAAGGCTGGGGCATCCCCACGCTGCCGCCGCTGGCGGGCTGCCCGGAGCTTTCGTGGCAGATCATCCGGCACCTGGTGGCGAGCGAGTTTGATATTGTGACTTGCCAGGAGATGCTGGTCGATCACGCCTGTTCGCTGCCGTTGAAGCTGTTTTGGCCCACGCACGAGGTGGCTCCGGTGCAGATCGTGCCGATCGACATCAACACGGTGCAGTTTCCGCTGCCCACGGCGCGGCGCGTCTATCAGCTCGGCCGGGCCGTGGGCGAGGCCATCGCCGCTTGGGAGAGCGACAAACGGGTGCTGGTCATGGCCACCGGGGGCTTAAGCCACCAGCTCGAGGGCGAGCGCGCCGGCTTCATCAACAAAGCTTTCGACCAGCAGTTCCTCGAGAGCATGGTTTCCAACCCCGAGTGGGCGACCCAGTTCAGCGATCTGGAGCTGGTCGAGCGCGCCGGCACCCAGGGCGTGGAGCTGCTGATGTGGCTGGCCATGCGCGCCGCCCTGACACGCGGCGGGGCCGGGGTGCGCAAGGTGCACGGCAACTACCACATCCCGATCTCCAACACCGCCACCGGGGTGCTGGCGCTGGAGTGCCTGGCCTGA
- a CDS encoding protocatechuate 4,5-dioxygenase subunit alpha, translated as MSSPVSDTHDIPGTTPFDGSMAQKGYALNKMCFSFNDKENREAFVADPEGYMAQYGLNPQQAEAVRSKQVLALLQAGGNAYYLAKFAGIFGLNMQDIGAQQTGVSKPEFMAKLAAANQQPDWPAAAR; from the coding sequence ATGAGCAGCCCCGTGAGCGACACCCACGACATCCCCGGCACCACCCCGTTTGACGGCAGCATGGCCCAAAAAGGCTACGCCCTCAACAAAATGTGTTTTTCTTTCAACGACAAGGAAAATCGCGAGGCTTTCGTGGCCGACCCCGAAGGCTACATGGCCCAGTACGGCCTGAACCCGCAGCAGGCCGAGGCGGTGCGCTCCAAGCAGGTGCTGGCGCTGCTGCAAGCCGGTGGCAACGCCTACTATCTGGCCAAGTTTGCCGGCATTTTCGGCCTCAATATGCAAGACATCGGGGCCCAGCAGACCGGTGTCAGCAAGCCCGAATTCATGGCCAAACTGGCAGCGGCCAACCAACAGCCTGACTGGCCAGCGGCTGCGCGCTAA
- a CDS encoding LysR family transcriptional regulator — MNDLDWSALDARLLRVLVAVAQSGSVTAAAQRLGVTQSAVSHQLDRLRAIVGDPLFVKSGRGIVATARTEALLAPAQALLQEMERFAQRERFDPAQWEARLTLAANDLQRDLLLPPLLQRLQQLAPKVQLRVIPSGIPSLELLRQQQCQLVLSPRPPDGTDIVQKRLFEDAYRVFYDPAQRAAPRDLDEYLAAEHATVVYEPNRPLDLDQWLLGRGVQRRFRVLVSGFAGLASFLPGSRLLATAPGLLQRHLLRGLASATPPLPCPPLPMYLVWHLRHQHDPAQRWLREQIEALLPAVLSPPLGAGPPAAAPAGTAAGSGRCGA; from the coding sequence ATGAATGATTTAGATTGGTCAGCGCTCGATGCGCGCCTGCTGCGCGTGTTGGTGGCGGTGGCTCAAAGCGGCTCGGTCACGGCCGCTGCCCAGCGCTTGGGGGTGACGCAGTCGGCGGTGAGCCACCAGCTCGATCGGCTGCGCGCCATCGTGGGCGACCCGTTGTTTGTCAAGTCCGGGCGCGGCATCGTGGCCACGGCGCGCACCGAAGCCTTGCTGGCACCGGCGCAGGCCTTGCTGCAGGAAATGGAGCGCTTTGCCCAGCGCGAGCGCTTCGATCCGGCCCAGTGGGAGGCCCGCCTCACCCTGGCGGCCAACGATTTGCAGCGCGACCTGCTGCTGCCGCCGCTGCTTCAGCGCCTGCAGCAACTGGCGCCCAAGGTGCAACTGCGCGTCATCCCCTCGGGCATTCCGAGCCTGGAGCTGCTGCGCCAGCAACAGTGCCAGCTCGTGCTCAGCCCGCGCCCGCCCGATGGCACCGACATCGTGCAAAAGCGCCTGTTCGAAGACGCCTACCGGGTGTTTTACGACCCCGCCCAGCGCGCCGCCCCGCGCGACCTGGACGAATATCTGGCCGCCGAGCACGCCACCGTGGTCTATGAGCCGAACCGGCCGCTGGACCTGGACCAGTGGCTGCTTGGGCGCGGCGTGCAGCGGCGCTTTCGGGTGCTGGTGTCGGGTTTTGCCGGCTTGGCTTCGTTTCTGCCCGGCAGCCGCTTGCTGGCCACGGCCCCGGGCTTGCTGCAGCGCCACCTGCTGCGCGGTCTGGCCAGCGCCACCCCGCCCCTGCCCTGCCCGCCGCTGCCCATGTACCTGGTCTGGCACCTGCGGCACCAGCACGACCCGGCACAGCGTTGGCTGCGCGAGCAAATCGAGGCGCTGCTGCCAGCCGTGCTCAGCCCGCCGTTGGGGGCTGGCCCGCCTGCTGCTGCGCCAGCCGGTACTGCTGCGGGCTCAGGCCGGTGCGGCGCTTGA
- a CDS encoding helix-turn-helix domain-containing protein, whose product MSASLLWGGGTHIPSFALYGEAAVPGHELLHIEEVQSRSRLYHWEIQPHTHQGLYQVLWLWRGQAEVLLDEHRAEVQAPAAIVLPPTVVHGFRFAPETDGRVLTLSARWLLEGETGALGAAFQELFTAPRLLHFLPDDDAAQRLDTLFRELAHEFQRPAGAGAAPVLGWLARALVWRLAQASALQRQAAAVGERAHRHQALYTRFLWLVEQHFLEHWPLQRYGERLGLSLQRLNRLTRSASGRSALELVHERLTREACRRLIYIAAPAASLALELGFEDPAYFSRFFKRRTGLSPQQYRLAQQQAGQPPTAG is encoded by the coding sequence GTGTCCGCCAGCCTGCTGTGGGGTGGTGGCACCCACATCCCCAGTTTTGCGCTCTATGGCGAGGCCGCGGTGCCGGGGCACGAGCTGCTGCACATCGAAGAAGTGCAGTCGCGCAGCCGCCTCTATCACTGGGAGATTCAGCCGCATACACACCAAGGCCTGTACCAGGTGCTGTGGCTGTGGCGCGGCCAAGCCGAGGTGCTGCTCGATGAGCACCGCGCCGAGGTGCAGGCCCCGGCGGCGATCGTGCTGCCGCCCACCGTGGTGCACGGCTTTCGCTTTGCCCCCGAGACCGATGGCCGGGTGCTCACGCTGAGCGCACGCTGGCTGCTCGAGGGCGAGACGGGCGCGCTCGGGGCGGCCTTTCAAGAGCTGTTCACGGCCCCGCGCCTGTTGCACTTTTTGCCCGACGACGACGCGGCGCAGCGGCTCGACACCTTGTTCCGGGAGCTCGCGCACGAGTTTCAAAGGCCCGCCGGCGCGGGCGCCGCGCCGGTGTTGGGCTGGCTGGCGCGGGCGCTGGTCTGGCGGCTGGCACAGGCCAGCGCGCTGCAGCGCCAGGCCGCCGCCGTGGGCGAGCGGGCGCACCGGCACCAGGCCCTCTACACCCGTTTTTTGTGGCTGGTCGAGCAGCACTTTTTGGAGCACTGGCCGCTGCAGCGCTACGGCGAGCGACTGGGGCTTTCCTTGCAGCGCCTAAACCGCCTCACGCGCAGCGCCAGCGGGCGCAGCGCACTGGAGCTGGTGCACGAGCGCCTGACCCGCGAAGCCTGCCGGCGCCTGATCTACATTGCGGCGCCGGCGGCCAGTCTGGCGCTCGAACTCGGATTCGAAGACCCGGCCTATTTTTCCCGCTTCTTCAAGCGCCGCACCGGCCTGAGCCCGCAGCAGTACCGGCTGGCGCAGCAGCAGGCGGGCCAGCCCCCAACGGCGGGCTGA
- a CDS encoding cytochrome P450 — MTPFQFDPYAPAVDADPFPYHHRLREEFPCFWSEQAQMWVLSRYADIVSALNDWQTYSSASGNLMTELPGRAGATLGSSDPPRHDRLRALVQHAFMKRNLLALEEPIRAVAQQVFGQLQGVDQFDFKDVSSQFTVKVLMTALGLPMGDEALVAEHEVRDHAVLMVQSDARTRAKGPEHIAAYQWMQNYAAQVIALRRAEPRNDLISHFAMAEIDGDRLDEREVLLTTTTLIMAGVESLGGFMMMLAYNLASFDAARRAVVADPALLPDAIEESLRYNTSAQRFRRRLMCDVTLHGQTMRQGDFVCLAYGSGNRDPRQFPQPDRYDLARKPRGHLGFGGGVHACLGTAIARLALKIAFEEFHRVVPEYHRVADQLPWMPSSTFRSPLVLELAVG, encoded by the coding sequence ATGACCCCCTTCCAGTTCGACCCCTACGCACCGGCCGTCGATGCCGACCCCTTCCCCTACCACCACCGCCTGCGCGAGGAATTTCCCTGCTTTTGGAGCGAGCAGGCGCAGATGTGGGTGCTGTCACGCTACGCCGACATCGTCAGCGCGCTCAACGACTGGCAGACCTACTCCAGCGCCAGCGGCAACCTGATGACCGAACTGCCCGGCCGCGCCGGTGCCACCCTGGGCAGCTCGGATCCACCCCGGCACGACCGCCTGCGCGCGCTGGTGCAGCACGCCTTCATGAAGCGCAACCTGCTGGCGCTCGAAGAGCCGATCCGCGCGGTGGCGCAGCAGGTGTTTGGCCAACTGCAGGGCGTAGATCAGTTTGATTTCAAAGACGTGTCGTCGCAGTTCACGGTCAAGGTGCTGATGACTGCGCTCGGCCTGCCGATGGGCGATGAAGCGCTGGTGGCCGAGCACGAGGTGCGCGACCACGCGGTGCTGATGGTGCAAAGCGACGCCCGCACCCGCGCCAAGGGCCCCGAGCACATCGCCGCCTACCAGTGGATGCAAAACTACGCCGCGCAAGTGATCGCGCTGCGCCGCGCCGAGCCGCGCAACGACCTGATTAGCCACTTTGCCATGGCCGAAATCGACGGCGACCGCCTCGACGAGCGCGAGGTGCTGCTCACCACCACCACCCTGATCATGGCCGGGGTCGAATCGCTGGGCGGCTTCATGATGATGCTGGCCTACAACCTGGCCAGTTTTGACGCAGCGCGCCGCGCCGTGGTTGCCGACCCCGCGCTGCTGCCCGACGCGATCGAAGAAAGCCTGCGCTACAACACCTCGGCGCAGCGCTTTCGCCGCCGCCTGATGTGCGACGTGACGCTGCACGGCCAAACCATGCGCCAAGGCGATTTCGTCTGCCTGGCCTACGGCAGCGGCAACCGCGACCCACGTCAGTTCCCCCAGCCCGACCGCTACGACCTGGCGCGCAAACCGCGTGGCCACCTCGGCTTTGGCGGCGGCGTGCACGCCTGCCTAGGCACCGCGATTGCGCGGCTGGCGCTCAAAATCGCCTTCGAAGAATTCCACCGCGTGGTGCCCGAGTACCATCGGGTGGCCGATCAACTGCCTTGGATGCCCTCGTCCACCTTTCGCAGCCCGCTGGTGCTCGAACTGGCCGTTGGCTGA
- a CDS encoding 2Fe-2S iron-sulfur cluster-binding protein: MAQITYIEAHGHATTVDLPEGWNLMQGAIANGIEGILGECGGSCACATCHCYVDESRLPELAAPSQTELDMLEHVAAERRPNSRLACQLKSTARLDGLILHLPATQE, from the coding sequence ATGGCACAAATCACCTACATCGAAGCCCACGGCCACGCCACCACGGTCGATCTGCCCGAGGGCTGGAACCTGATGCAAGGCGCCATCGCCAACGGCATCGAAGGCATACTGGGCGAATGCGGTGGCTCCTGCGCCTGCGCCACCTGCCACTGCTACGTCGATGAAAGCCGCCTGCCCGAACTGGCCGCGCCCAGCCAGACCGAGCTCGACATGCTCGAACACGTGGCCGCCGAGCGCCGCCCCAACAGCCGCCTGGCCTGCCAGCTCAAGTCCACGGCGCGGCTCGACGGCCTGATCCTGCATCTGCCGGCCACGCAAGAATAA